Within Cyprinus carpio isolate SPL01 chromosome A7, ASM1834038v1, whole genome shotgun sequence, the genomic segment GCAGCGAATGTTAATGCAGCCAGTATGACGTACAGCATAATGTCCTTGAGTTTCTTTACTACAAGAACTTCACAGCCCTGTAACAAGAAGTTCAGTTAGTGTTGTTATAttccacttttattttttgttcctatgtttgtatgtattatcttttatgttttgaatgtttgcgtatttttttttgtgctgtgggTTCTTGTGTTGTAGTGTTatttcttgtgtgtgtaaacatactaggtaataaagctctttctgacttctgacctCTGACTTCAGTTAGACTAAATTAGTTATCATTTAATAGttttggactgaaggtctgtagAAAGTGTGTGAGGGTGTTACCTCTGGGTAAAGGTCCTCTGGTCGCATTAACGTCCCAGTGCAATTACTGATGGTGGGTTTGCAGCAGCTCACTGGCACACTGTTATTTTTGGACTCAATAAACCAGTAAGTGTTCATCCAATCAGAGTAGTTATGAATGCCACAACAGTGAAGCTAAAAGTGAAAGATTGTAAGAAAAGAAGTTTAGAGAGAAGTTGAAAAATGGTGGGAAAAAAGAGACCAAGAAACGTATGGTCTTACCTGTCTCTGGACATAGTCAATGGCCCTGCTGGGAGCGTCTGTGTTGGTCCCTTTATATTCATTATACACTTTCTGAATAGAGTGATTCACCACAGCCTCGACCtttcagagaaaaagaaaagacgtTTCAATGTTTTAACAATGACACTTACAAACTACTTATATGCACATGTacatatcatttaattatttcccACCTTGGCTCTGTAAATATAGCCTAGCACCACTACAACCACCTCTGTGGCAAATACCAGCAGCAGCACTGCCGAGAACTGCAGAACAATCAGACAAGTACAATCAGGAAAGATTCTGCATGAAAAATCATCAGAGCTATGTATGTGAAAATGAGGGGTATCAGACTGTAGTTTACCGTGACCAGGCCACAGCGGCTTTCTCGAATGGTGGCACAGCATCCAATGAAACCAATGACAAAAAGAAGCGTGCCCACAGCAATTATCACCATGGCAGGGATGAAAGTGTAGATATCCTCAAAAAAATGATCATAGTCATCATACGTGACGAAAACATAGGCCCCAATGTAGCACAGTATACCTGCAGCAGCCTGGGAAAGGTGCAACAGAAAAAttgttaggtttttttattttttattattaaatctatcAAATCAGACATcatttttaagcagttttatttCTCACAAAATTTAAATGTGGAATAagttagattttaaaatgtatttcatagaCGTTCTTTCCAAGTGTATctttagtgttttattaaaattgttacaGTTAAACTGTgtattatgatattaaaatatgtagTGTTTTAGGTTTGTCACGGTTGAGTACTGTGTAGGAGCAAAAAAACATGGAGAAGCAGGAGATTCACAAATAATAGTCTTTAATAGACAAACCAAGCAGGGGACACACATAGCACCATCAGGAGACAAACAATACCAGACAAGGAAACATGGAGCAGACAACACTAAAATACAGGGCTTAACTTAATTACAAGACACAGGCGATCAAATGACAAATtaatgagagggaaaaaaatgggTCATGGGGAGCTCATGCATGGgagaaaacataacaaaacatgtcCATATTCCTGACAAGGTTGTGTATTgacaaacattaacattttattattcatcacAAGCCACATTACAATTATTTAGGTATTTTGGAGGTAACAATCATATTCTTCCAGTTTCATTATCAAAATCAACATAGATATAAATTTAACTGACATGACTGATAACTGTTAATATCTTGACGTTGTTTGAGGTAATTTTTtagaataaatgaaacaaaaaccagAACAATTGTTTACATTATTCCTGCAAAATCCCCGTTCAACGAAACTGAAAGGTGTAGTCTTGGTTCTCTTTGCTATTACAGACGATATTGTAATTCCTATTTCATGGATAGATTTGATTATATATGGATCTTTTATTGTGTGTATGCTAAGCCTATGTAACGCTAAAAGCTgggttttcattttataatttgtgtATTATGTGATTTGACATTCGTTCCATCAACCAATATAGTAGTGCTCAGACAGACGTGACACATGGGGACAAAATAGACAAAACCAATGTGCAATACTGCGCTTGGATTCATTCAGTGATGCTTTCAGTCAAAATCATAACGAATTTCTGTCTATTAAAAGCCTTTCGAGTATGCATGTAAACAACAGCTCATTCACTGTAGCTTGTGAATCCCTGCAGAGCTATGCCATAGTGCCCGCTAACCACTGCATTCATTCAAACTATTATAGCTACTGTAGGCAACTTAcccaaaaaaacagatttaggaAGACTAAAACCGTCTTCGAAGAAATAACGCCACATTGTCCCATGATCACGCCGAGGCCAGGCTATATATTTTAAGCGAAGGAGAGAAATTCACGTTAATAGCAGATGCATATCGTGCGATTGTCAGGCTCCGCAAGTCAACAGAGCATCCAACTGGACAGCGCCAGTCACGTGTCCCACTGACCTCAATATCTCGACCTGCACTGTTTGTTCTCTCGGCGACAACCCAATGCGTAACTCTCCTGCTGGCATTAAGAAACTGTACCAGCCCGTGTTCCTTAGGTCAAATTTGATCCACCTTTATAACCATTAGGGATGCATCAAAATCATGAACAGCAAATCTAAGGAAATTATATATAGGGGCAGACTTTGCACATCCATCTCAACAATTTCTCCCCTCTTATGCAAAACGTTATGGTAGTATAGCTTGATCAAAGTTATGTATTAGTCCTTAAAACTGCTAATATTTTTtgtcaccattaaaaaaaaaaaagaaaaaaggcttgaataaaattgaatacaataattaatccaGGCTTCTTACACAACATTTACAATTATAACCTCTCCTCAGTTCAAAGgtcaaagaaaacatttctttggTTACCTGATCATACATTAAAAAGGAAAGACAAATGTGCTGTGATGTGTTGTGTTGACTAAATGGAGAACAAGACCAGGTCAAAGACCTAGAAATGTTGTTAACATTTGTATTGTCTATATAGCTAAAGCTTATGTAATTGATTTATGTCAGAGAACATTATGGTCAGCTGATATTCAAATTGACAAACACAGACTTCTATTTGGCAAAGGTACAAGTATTATACATATTTAGAGCACCAGTAGGTATTTGGCAGCCTAATTAATCTTCAGGTACTCTTTGCACACAATGTTTGTACAAGAATTATATTCAGTTCTCAGGGAAAGACAATAATCTGCTAATGAACAATGTATcagtttttaatttgtgttattcatattatgtatagtcttttaatgtttcagaacatttataacttaacatttattttgtcatttattttagttcttAGAAATTTTGCATTTTGATGGGTTGTCATTATAACTGTTAGAACTTGAGATTTGTTATTTGTTCAGGTTAAATAATCTTCCACTCAGATGAGTGTGTTGCTGAGTTTTGTCTTAGATTTGCATTACataagacataacagattataCTGTTGTGCTTTGGTCCACTTTgcagtttgttgttttgctttgctcACCCATGTCTTGAATTTCTTGCTGATGTTTtcttataaatacaatatattattgtgtgtaaagttttaagttttcatataaaaaaacttttggttACCATCGGAATACCTAATTCTACAATGAAATCCCACTGAAAGCACCAAGAGTAACCATTCTCTAAATCCTAACCATCCACTCACCTGCTATTaaggttaataaataaataaatacttccacTAAGTGTAGAAATTTAGATAACAAAAATTTACACTTTTAACATTGTAGTTTCATGCAGGAGCAACAGACTTGACTAATTAAttctttattaaatacaaattattgaaaacaacaacaacaaaaaacatttctggacatcctctaaaaataaatatacaagtatAACTTGTTGCATTTCTTGTGACATGGAGGTggttaatagttttagttaagaaaaaaaatagttgatgAAAAAGCAATTACAAATTCCATGTGAATCAAACACTTTGAAGATCTCAGCCGATGGCAGTCATCATTTTTTATTGTCTTGGATGTAGCTGTCTAATATCTTCATTAATATTGCAGTCCCCTAGAACGACCAGAAACAGTTTATGAAAATCAATTGTCGATTATATTTAATCATTGATTGTTATTGATAACATTATATTGATTACGTTAGATTATATACGGTTGATAATGCAGAATTGcgttaattacattttaagacaaacaaacacataaatttaaataacacttttaatGAAAACTATTTACAACAGAAGAATATTCTCAGTCATATTCAATTCAGACCAGAGTAGAAACTACTTCAATATTAACAGAAAATCCAGACTCGGTTCTTACCGGAACTTTAGGGCGGATCTCCTGAGTGTCGAGGTGAGCTTGAAGCGCGAGCCTCAGCATCTCCTGATAGAGGTCCGCGCGCTCGACCTGCTGGCGATTCAGTGCAGCCTCGATGGCTCTCATCGTGGAGTCATCCTCGGTCGGCAAGCGTTCGCTGTCCACAACACTTTTCTTCCCCATAAAATGACCTAAGTGCCAAATCACATTTCTGTTCTTGGTAAAAGTCACGTTATGTAGCACAATAATAAGTCGTGTATGCATCTCACCTGTTGCCCATAAATTTCCTCTTGGGTTAACTTTGATCTTTGCAACTTTGTTTCTTAGTTCAGTCAAGTCAAGGCTCACTGAGGacgctacagaaatgtaaaaagagAACAGCACAAGGCATGTGAGGAATCCACAGTGACAAAAACTGGCTACACTTAAACTGGACATTTCTAAACGCTGTTggtggctctctctctctctctctctctgtgtgtgtgtcagcgcgCGTACGTCTATTACGACTGGAGGTGTCGGATGTTGGTTTTATATCGCGCGGATGGGAGGGCTGGATCTGGATGGGGTGTCGTGTAGTAATGGTCCAGCGAAAAGTAAGAGTCATGTGCGACGTTGTCGATCACTGCAAATAAGGCGCGTGTTGGGATTATGAGGGAACCTATGGAAAACTAATTATCACTTGCCAACACGTGCCAACATTTTGCAGAGTCAAATTTTCCTGAACTGCAGCGCTCACTTCAGCACCATGGACAACACTCACATCACATGCTGTGACATTTGGCTTCCTAAAGGAGTTCACATGATTTAAACAGCCTTGTAGGTTTTTCCCCCCTAACTCTTCATTCTCAGTCTGTTTAATGTCCAAAACAATGCcacatataaatcatattttaatacatgagtaattaattaataatattgtacatGCTATTTTTGATTGAGTTCCTGTGatactaacaatataaattatttcattgCTGTTTGTAATCAATACAGATGATCTGTTCTTTTATGATCCACactgaaaaaattatgtaaaaactattttcactcagaaatagtaaatttcacaattaattacaaagaaacagcaagaatTTAACAGgaaatttttaaattagaaagacttattttacagtgtcttgtTGCATGTtacattacatgcaactaaccctaaaccaaaccctagcCCCattaagtacatgttgttaattcatgttagtcATTACTTTGcgtgtgtaattacactgtaacagggacaccttaaaataaagtgtaaccaaagactgaaatagtattttcctgtaaaacattCACTAactacctttttttattattcacaacttcaaaaaataaaataaaaaataaaaatcattgtttactgTGCATTGATATGTTTGGTAAATACAAAAAGGTCAGGTTCAAAGGTCCTGTTTTATGAGTcaaatcacacaatatttgtAAATTGCCAGTACTTGCAGTTATGACATTATGAAATGGACTCTAAAGCCTTCTAAACACCCCAATGCTCTAAATCATATTATGCTttgcattctttattttttatgctttgcaTTCATTTTTAGATTCATGCTCATTTAGAGTCACTGGCATGCCTTACTCTTAGAATAATTCTTGCTTAAACATTATACAAGTAGGGAAATCATCTTTGAGAAAAGAAAGTTTTGTATCAGCTGCTcctcatcttgttttttttttgtgtgtgtgtgtgtgtgtgtgtgtgtgtgtgtgtgtgtgttgttttttctctcaagGAAATCAATGGGTCTCCCTGGGAAGGGTAGGGTGAAGATGCGGAGTAAACTTACAAAAGGCTGAAGGTGAAAACGCAATCCATTACCACTAGTGACACCTCTTTTCCCTATGGCCTGACATCCTGAGACCCTAATGATGTGACTCCAGTGAACAAGCATTTGACTCGACTCTGTGGTCTGAAACAAATGGGCCAGTGACTCACAAGGGACATGGCATGCCATAAAACTCAGATGTGTGGAAGCAGATGATGGCTGATTAATGCTGAGAATTTAAAGGTGCTAACATTCCTCACAATTTTCTTTATGAATACCCACATAAGAACTAAGCTGCATGTAGTAAGTAGAGAGCAGAGAGAGTGTAAACCTCAAACTTTCACCCCtgtcattttaacttttaaacaccTTTTACAGTGTGAACTCAAAATGCAGAATGATTCATGTTTTGTGACGCTAAATGTGATAAACACAATCTAATTATCACTTTGCATTAGTGCTTGTACTTTTCTTAATAAGATGCAAGGGGGAGAATATGAAGGCTATCTAGTGTTTTGACATGATAAATTGAAGTAAAATAGGCAAATCAAATCATTTtcagagaaattattttaaacagctaaatggcaaaaaaaaatgttattgagaAGAATGTGAGACCAATAACAAGAAAGGTTCTTTCAGACATGTTACACAATACACTTATCACCTCAGaaaaatgcatcatttaaatgtaattgataACTCAACCTTTTAACTATGGAGAGaagctattattatcatcacatCATTGATATTCTATTAGTACACTGGAATAATAGCCATTTATGGGTGGCATGGTGGCTCAGTGAGTAGCACCTCACACCTCCCAGGGGTCAAGTCCTGGATATTACAGGAACCTTTCTGTGTAACCTgcactttttccctgtgtcagaGTGGTTTGCTTCCAGGTGTTTCGGTCTCCCCCAAATCCAAAGGCATGCATC encodes:
- the LOC109077264 gene encoding tetraspanin-3-like, yielding MGQCGVISSKTVLVFLNLFFWAAAGILCYIGAYVFVTYDDYDHFFEDIYTFIPAMVIIAVGTLLFVIGFIGCCATIRESRCGLVTFSAVLLLVFATEVVVVVLGYIYRAKVEAVVNHSIQKVYNEYKGTNTDAPSRAIDYVQRQLHCCGIHNYSDWMNTYWFIESKNNSVPVSCCKPTISNCTGTLMRPEDLYPEGCEVLVVKKLKDIMLYVILAALTFAAIQMLGLLCACVVLCHRGHDPAYELLVSTGIDA
- the LOC109077247 gene encoding neuromedin-B-like; translated protein: MSSLSVASFCHCGFLTCLVLFSFYISVASSVSLDLTELRNKVAKIKVNPRGNLWATGHFMGKKSVVDSERLPTEDDSTMRAIEAALNRQQVERADLYQEMLRLALQAHLDTQEIRPKVPGTAILMKILDSYIQDNKK